From the Acidicapsa ligni genome, one window contains:
- a CDS encoding type II toxin-antitoxin system VapC family toxin, with product MRYLLDTHTYLWFRAAPGLLPANVLDILTDTSHQGYISIVTPWEIAIKSGTGKLEATALLTNFEARETAAGFIFAPPTTTQAILSGLLPRHHRDPFDLLLIAQAIDLRLPIISSDIAFDLYEVQRIWE from the coding sequence ATGAGATACCTGCTCGACACTCACACCTACCTATGGTTCCGAGCCGCTCCAGGGCTGTTGCCGGCCAACGTGCTGGATATTCTCACCGACACGTCGCATCAGGGATATATCTCGATCGTCACACCCTGGGAGATCGCCATCAAGTCCGGAACAGGAAAGCTGGAAGCGACCGCCCTCCTCACGAATTTTGAAGCCAGAGAAACAGCCGCTGGATTTATCTTCGCTCCGCCGACGACAACGCAAGCAATCCTCTCCGGCCTTCTTCCTCGTCATCATCGCGACCCCTTCGATCTATTACTGATTGCCCAGGCTATCGACCTCAGGCTTCCGATTATCAGCAGCGACATAGCCTTCGATCTCTACGAAGTTCAACGCATCTGGGAGTAG